A section of the Roseivirga sp. BDSF3-8 genome encodes:
- a CDS encoding glutamine synthetase III: protein MANIRFNALKELNTRTFKTPTPPAAAISEYFGELSFGLDKMKTALAPETFKKVEENIRKGKKIDKEMADAIAVAAKSWAMSKGITHYTHWFQPLTGGTAEKHDAFFNPQKGIEEFKGSALIQQEPDASSFPNGGIRSTFEARGYTAWDPSSPMFIMGGTLCIPTIFISYTGEALDNKSPLLRAMEAVDKASVKVCKLFDRNVSRVTASLGCEQEYFVIDRALFKARPDLVMSNRTLFGHSPARGQQLDDHYFGSIPTRVYNFMREFEIECLRLGIPVSTRHNEVAPSQFEVAPIFEEINVANDHNQLMMDVMDRVAAKHDLAVLFHEKPFAGLNGTGKHNNWSLITDTGVNLFQPRTSARENLLFLTFFVNTIKAVYDNADLLRASIASAGNDHRLGANEAPPAIISVFIGSQLTAVLDELEKNGNVQVEKGENLYMKLGIDKIPSIILDNTDRNRTSPFAFTGNKFEFRAVGGQANVGVPMSVLNLIVADQLNKFTSDVEKETKKGTEKRLAIINVLRSYIKDSKSVRFEGDGYSDEWVKEAEKRGLSNVKDTPRALDAYLTDEVVKMYERNDVLTKVEIEARHEILLENYVMNIQIESRVMGDLVNNHIIPTAIAYQNKLLTNAKGLAEIGVDNSGVKRTIEELSRFINEAKKGVDNMLEERKRLNKIEDLREKAIGYCDDVKMKYFDDIRYAVDKLELIVDDEDWPLVKYREMLFLR, encoded by the coding sequence CACTAAAAGAACTCAATACCCGCACATTTAAAACTCCTACTCCTCCTGCTGCTGCTATCAGCGAATATTTTGGCGAGCTTTCCTTTGGTCTTGATAAGATGAAGACTGCCCTGGCTCCTGAAACATTTAAAAAAGTAGAAGAGAATATCAGGAAGGGTAAAAAAATAGATAAGGAAATGGCAGATGCCATTGCGGTGGCGGCAAAGTCCTGGGCAATGTCCAAAGGCATTACGCATTACACGCACTGGTTTCAGCCTCTGACCGGCGGGACGGCAGAAAAGCACGATGCTTTCTTTAATCCCCAAAAAGGTATCGAGGAATTTAAAGGATCAGCCCTGATCCAGCAGGAGCCTGACGCATCTTCTTTCCCTAACGGAGGAATCAGAAGTACCTTTGAGGCGAGAGGGTATACAGCCTGGGATCCCAGCAGCCCTATGTTTATAATGGGAGGCACGCTCTGTATTCCCACTATTTTTATTAGCTATACAGGTGAGGCTCTTGATAATAAGTCGCCACTACTGAGAGCAATGGAAGCAGTGGACAAAGCATCTGTAAAAGTATGTAAACTGTTCGACCGGAATGTGAGTCGCGTAACGGCCTCCCTTGGCTGCGAACAGGAGTACTTCGTCATTGACCGCGCTCTGTTTAAGGCCCGTCCTGACCTGGTTATGTCTAACCGTACTCTCTTCGGTCATAGCCCGGCCCGTGGCCAGCAGTTGGATGACCATTACTTTGGTTCTATCCCGACCCGGGTGTATAACTTCATGCGTGAGTTTGAGATCGAATGTCTGAGACTCGGTATTCCGGTTTCTACCCGTCACAATGAGGTAGCACCGAGCCAGTTTGAGGTAGCGCCGATCTTTGAAGAAATTAACGTTGCCAACGATCACAACCAGCTTATGATGGATGTGATGGACAGAGTGGCAGCAAAACATGACCTGGCAGTGCTTTTCCACGAGAAGCCATTTGCAGGACTTAACGGAACCGGTAAGCATAATAACTGGTCACTTATCACAGATACAGGGGTTAACCTGTTTCAGCCACGCACAAGTGCCAGAGAAAACCTTCTCTTCCTTACCTTCTTTGTGAATACAATCAAGGCAGTGTACGACAATGCAGATCTGCTCAGGGCATCTATTGCCTCTGCCGGTAATGACCACCGTCTCGGAGCTAATGAGGCTCCTCCTGCCATCATTTCAGTATTTATCGGTTCACAGCTTACCGCCGTGCTCGATGAGCTTGAAAAGAACGGTAATGTACAGGTGGAAAAAGGTGAAAACCTTTATATGAAGTTAGGTATCGATAAGATTCCTTCCATCATACTGGATAATACTGATCGTAACCGTACCAGTCCATTTGCCTTTACTGGTAATAAGTTTGAGTTCCGGGCCGTAGGGGGACAGGCAAACGTAGGAGTTCCTATGTCGGTACTGAACCTGATCGTAGCTGACCAGCTCAATAAATTTACCTCAGATGTAGAAAAGGAGACTAAGAAAGGTACTGAAAAGCGCCTGGCTATTATCAATGTACTTCGCAGCTACATTAAAGACTCTAAGTCTGTACGTTTTGAAGGCGACGGCTACTCTGATGAGTGGGTTAAGGAAGCCGAAAAGCGTGGCCTCAGCAATGTTAAAGACACTCCTCGTGCATTAGATGCTTACCTCACTGATGAGGTAGTTAAAATGTACGAGCGAAATGACGTTCTGACTAAGGTTGAGATCGAGGCGAGACATGAAATTCTTCTGGAAAATTATGTGATGAATATTCAGATTGAATCCCGCGTAATGGGTGATCTGGTAAATAATCATATTATTCCTACGGCGATAGCCTACCAGAACAAGCTACTGACTAACGCAAAAGGCCTTGCAGAGATTGGTGTAGACAACTCTGGTGTAAAGCGCACCATTGAAGAGCTTTCACGGTTCATCAATGAGGCTAAGAAAGGAGTAGACAATATGCTGGAAGAGCGAAAGCGTCTTAATAAGATCGAGGATCTGCGCGAGAAGGCAATCGGATACTGTGATGACGTTAAAATGAAGTACTTTGACGACATCCGTTATGCAGTAGACAAGCTGGAATTGATCGTGGATGATGAAGATTGGCCGCTGGTTAAATACCGCGAGATGCTTTTCCTGAGATAA
- a CDS encoding glycerate kinase, with product MPLNIVIAPNAFKNALSSIQASKAIEAGLIDSHWEGGIRCVPVADGGDHTMEVLVDYFSGYFVTCSDISDPLGRSISARYGIVDIYGNKTAVVELAEASGMRRLKAEELTPLHTTSYGTGQLIAKAVKAGIRHIILGVGGSATVDGGTGMLKALGFSFLNKNSDEISEGGGSLIQMDKIMPPENNILEQVRLEVFCDVKNPLLGPEGAARVFGPQKGADHKAVEQLEAGLTKFAQIAEQLTGNRIDGVAGGGAAGGAAAGSLILGATLSKGGRRMLELMKFADILGDVACVITAEGQLDIQTLEGKAPYEVARMAKEKNLPVIALTGAAPSKENAELSRWFDVILPIGRRPASLEVALSQTTEDLRRTACQAGNLLVLLDQSTI from the coding sequence ATGCCACTCAATATCGTTATCGCACCTAATGCATTTAAAAATGCTCTATCCTCCATACAAGCTTCTAAGGCGATAGAGGCAGGTTTAATAGATAGTCATTGGGAAGGTGGTATTCGCTGTGTGCCAGTGGCTGATGGTGGCGACCATACAATGGAAGTTTTAGTAGATTACTTTAGCGGTTACTTTGTCACCTGTTCCGATATATCAGACCCTTTGGGGCGTTCCATTAGTGCCCGGTATGGTATTGTGGATATCTATGGTAACAAGACTGCAGTAGTGGAACTGGCGGAAGCCTCGGGTATGAGGAGGTTGAAGGCGGAAGAATTGACCCCACTTCATACAACTTCTTACGGCACGGGGCAATTAATTGCTAAGGCAGTTAAGGCGGGTATACGGCATATAATTCTCGGTGTGGGAGGTAGTGCCACAGTTGATGGAGGCACTGGTATGCTTAAGGCTCTTGGTTTTTCATTTTTGAATAAAAATAGTGATGAGATCAGTGAGGGTGGGGGATCCCTGATTCAGATGGACAAAATAATGCCTCCTGAAAATAATATCCTGGAGCAGGTGAGACTGGAGGTGTTTTGCGATGTAAAGAACCCCTTATTAGGACCTGAGGGTGCTGCGCGGGTGTTTGGGCCGCAGAAAGGTGCGGATCATAAGGCTGTCGAACAACTGGAAGCGGGGTTGACCAAATTTGCACAGATAGCAGAACAACTTACCGGAAACAGAATAGATGGGGTAGCCGGTGGAGGTGCTGCAGGAGGTGCAGCCGCCGGTAGCTTGATATTAGGAGCCACGCTTTCAAAAGGGGGGCGACGGATGCTGGAGTTGATGAAATTTGCGGATATACTTGGCGATGTCGCCTGCGTGATAACTGCTGAAGGACAACTTGATATACAAACGCTGGAAGGAAAAGCTCCTTATGAAGTTGCCAGAATGGCGAAAGAAAAGAACCTTCCTGTCATTGCGCTGACGGGGGCAGCACCTTCAAAAGAAAATGCTGAACTATCGCGCTGGTTTGACGTAATACTCCCTATCGGAAGGAGGCCTGCCTCTTTGGAAGTGGCTCTTAGCCAAACCACAGAAGATCTACGCAGAACAGCCTGCCAGGCTGGAAATCTGCTTGTTTTATTAGACCAAAGTACGATATGA
- a CDS encoding ArsO family NAD(P)H-dependent flavin-containing monooxygenase → MTYDVIVIGGGQSGLAVGYYLRREKLSYLILDAQEKPGGAWQHAWDSLTLFSQAQSSSLPGVMFPGGSDYPHRDEVINYLQMYESRYHLPVKRAVRVNDVRRKEEDFEITTNKGEFTAKTIINATGTWSKPNIPDIPGLESFSGISIHSSAYKNPELFTGKKVLIVGEGNSGAQIMSELSKVAEATWATTRVPVFLPDHIDGAYLFNQATFMYKAKQRGEEFKPASLGDIVVVPSVKEARDEGRLSFREGLAEVQPHAVVWKDGTRQAIDAIIWCTGFKPALGHLTGVGISVGDKPELKGNMSAKVAGMWFVGYGNWTGFASATLIGVGRSARKTVKEVVAYLSRQ, encoded by the coding sequence ATGACCTACGATGTCATAGTAATCGGTGGCGGCCAGAGTGGTCTGGCAGTCGGTTATTACCTGAGAAGGGAAAAACTAAGCTACCTGATCCTGGATGCTCAGGAAAAGCCAGGCGGCGCGTGGCAGCATGCCTGGGATAGTCTTACCCTGTTTTCACAGGCTCAGTCCAGCTCTTTGCCAGGAGTTATGTTTCCGGGAGGGTCTGATTACCCACACCGGGACGAGGTCATAAATTACCTTCAAATGTACGAGTCACGCTATCATCTACCTGTTAAAAGGGCCGTTCGGGTAAATGATGTCAGGAGAAAAGAGGAGGATTTTGAAATAACCACAAATAAGGGTGAGTTCACTGCCAAAACAATCATCAACGCTACAGGTACCTGGAGCAAGCCCAACATACCAGATATTCCCGGCCTGGAGTCCTTTTCTGGTATAAGTATACATTCTTCTGCCTACAAGAACCCGGAGCTCTTCACAGGAAAAAAAGTATTGATAGTGGGAGAGGGAAACAGCGGTGCCCAGATAATGTCAGAGCTTAGTAAAGTAGCAGAAGCCACATGGGCTACAACGCGGGTTCCCGTTTTTCTCCCTGACCATATAGATGGAGCGTACTTGTTTAACCAGGCTACATTTATGTACAAAGCAAAGCAACGTGGTGAGGAGTTTAAGCCTGCTTCACTCGGAGATATAGTAGTAGTGCCTTCAGTTAAGGAAGCAAGGGACGAGGGAAGACTCTCTTTTCGGGAAGGCCTTGCCGAGGTTCAACCCCATGCAGTAGTTTGGAAGGATGGAACCAGGCAGGCTATAGATGCTATTATATGGTGTACCGGATTTAAACCTGCACTAGGCCATCTTACCGGTGTAGGCATATCTGTGGGAGATAAACCGGAACTTAAAGGTAATATGTCAGCAAAAGTGGCGGGCATGTGGTTTGTGGGGTACGGAAACTGGACGGGGTTTGCATCAGCTACCTTAATTGGGGTAGGTAGAAGCGCCCGCAAAACGGTGAAAGAAGTGGTTGCTTACCTATCCAGGCAATAA